A part of Paenarthrobacter sp. A20 genomic DNA contains:
- a CDS encoding SGNH/GDSL hydrolase family protein, with translation MRDDFGDGNNVRRRFVAIGDSFTEGVGDPSKVLPNGVRGWADRVAEKLAKAQSGWEYANLAVRSKRLRHIIDEQLGPALAMEPTLITLYAGGNDILDFGTDMDALLNDYELLVARLSETGATLVLFTGFDVKVSAVLEPFKKRNTLYNQRVRDIAAKYGAVLVDYWCFDAYKDSRMWAPDRLHMSKAGHKYLAAQVLDHLDVPHKISPKEWDPPSRMSMREWERRQRRWVNDWVVPLFGRKLRGVTLGDTLTPRWPEPVKVPRKGGLKKLMEEATQ, from the coding sequence GTGCGGGACGACTTCGGGGATGGGAACAACGTTCGACGGCGGTTTGTCGCCATCGGGGATTCGTTCACCGAGGGCGTGGGGGACCCCAGTAAGGTGCTGCCCAACGGGGTCCGCGGATGGGCCGACCGGGTTGCCGAGAAGTTGGCCAAGGCACAGTCGGGCTGGGAGTACGCCAATCTGGCAGTACGCAGCAAAAGGCTCCGGCACATCATCGACGAACAGCTTGGGCCTGCGTTGGCCATGGAACCAACGCTGATCACGCTCTACGCGGGCGGCAACGACATCCTGGACTTTGGTACTGACATGGATGCGCTCCTCAACGATTACGAGCTGCTCGTCGCACGCCTGAGCGAAACCGGCGCCACCCTGGTCCTGTTCACCGGGTTCGACGTTAAGGTTTCAGCCGTGCTGGAACCCTTCAAGAAGCGCAACACCTTGTACAACCAAAGGGTCCGCGACATCGCAGCCAAATACGGCGCCGTCTTGGTGGACTATTGGTGTTTCGATGCCTACAAAGACTCGCGGATGTGGGCCCCGGACCGGCTGCATATGTCCAAGGCAGGCCACAAGTACTTGGCCGCCCAAGTGTTGGATCACCTCGACGTCCCGCACAAGATCTCGCCCAAGGAATGGGACCCGCCCTCCCGAATGTCCATGCGCGAATGGGAACGCCGGCAGCGCCGCTGGGTGAACGACTGGGTGGTTCCTCTGTTTGGGCGCAAGCTGCGCGGGGTCACACTCGGCGATACGCTCACCCCCCGCTGGCCGGAGCCCGTGAAGGTGCCCCGCAAGGGTGGTTTGAAGAAACTCATGGAAGAGGCGACGCAATGA